Within Psychrobacter sp. AH5, the genomic segment CCATTACCAGAATCACAGTTGGATCGGTTTTTGATGTGTTTGTCGCTAGGCTATCCCTCGCTTGAGGCGGAGCGCGCTCTACTGCGCGGACAAGATCGCCGCGAGCTATTAGCTAAGCTGTCAGCAGTACTAAGCACTGAAGAGGTACTACTAGCGCGCCGCGGTGTGCAGCAAGTTTATGTGGCAGATGCCGTACTCGACTACTTACAGCGTTTGGTCGCCAAGACCCGTGTTAGCCAAGACTATCATGGGCTATCACCGCGAGGAGTACTGTCGCTACAAAGCGCCGCGCAAGCTTATGCTTATGTCTCAGGTCATCAAGAAGTGACGCCTGAGGATATTCAAGCAGTATTTGCCGCGGTCACTGACCACCGATTAGGACAGCGATTTGTATCAGCCAATGCAGTAAGTGGCCAGGCACCATCGACTATAGCTCAGCGCATTATGGCCGAAGTCGCTGTAGTCGTCTGATAACTGTTTAGACTACCCTCACTTTATAGGGTGAATATGACCATTTTGCCTCAGACCATAAAACAGCCCTTAGCGGCAATGCTCAGTCACTGGTTTGCCAAGCGCGCGCCCAAAAGCGACAGCGCTACCCTTAACTTGCGTAATGTCTATATTTTTTTTAGCCGCGAGGGTATGCTGTTTGTGTTGCTACTTACCATTACCTTTATCGCCGGTGTTAATTACGGCAATAACTTGGTATTGGGGCTATGTTTTTATCTAGTAAGTGTCTGGCTAATTAGCTTTCATGTCACTTTTGCCCATGTATCAGGATTGCAAGTACGACTGCTTGAGGTGACCATGGCAGAGGCAGGCGAGCCGGCTTGGGTAACGGTGCAGCTGCTCAATAAAAGCCGTCAGCCTAGGCGTCAGCTACTGGTCAGCTTTGAGCCAAAAAACAAACAACATAGCCAAAAATCAGCGAGTAAACAGCTAGCCGCGTCACCTAGCTCATCACCAACATCGCTGCCAACCTCCATACTATTATCGCGTCTTAAAGATGAGCAAATTATACGTCTGCCAGTAGCGACTCATCAGCGTGGTAAGCTTGAGCTGCCACGTTTGCAAATCAAAACCGTTTACCCATTAGGAATTATGCGCGCTTGGTCCTACGTTTATTTCGCGCGCCCCGCTTGGGTCTATCCAAAAGCTGAAGCCTTTGAATGGCAAGCGCAGTATCTAAGCGCTAATAATACAGATCTGCCCACTGGTGGACAGTACACCCAAGGCCAAGATGACTTTGAGCGTCTCGATAATTATATCGCTGGTGAATCCTTAGCGAGAGTCTCTTGGGCGCATGTGGCGCGCGGGCAGGGCATGTTTACCAAGCATTTCGCCGATCCTGTCGGTTATGAGCAGCGCTTAGCTTACGACGATATGCCAGCGCTGACTCATGAACAAAAACTCTCGCAACTGGCTTA encodes:
- a CDS encoding DUF58 domain-containing protein, encoding MTILPQTIKQPLAAMLSHWFAKRAPKSDSATLNLRNVYIFFSREGMLFVLLLTITFIAGVNYGNNLVLGLCFYLVSVWLISFHVTFAHVSGLQVRLLEVTMAEAGEPAWVTVQLLNKSRQPRRQLLVSFEPKNKQHSQKSASKQLAASPSSSPTSLPTSILLSRLKDEQIIRLPVATHQRGKLELPRLQIKTVYPLGIMRAWSYVYFARPAWVYPKAEAFEWQAQYLSANNTDLPTGGQYTQGQDDFERLDNYIAGESLARVSWAHVARGQGMFTKHFADPVGYEQRLAYDDMPALTHEQKLSQLAYGVLTLAQSEVPFQLQLPNDAPNAAVIGQGDAFAQACLLRLAQVP